One window from the genome of Acuticoccus sp. I52.16.1 encodes:
- the hemW gene encoding radical SAM family heme chaperone HemW, with protein sequence MSTLSVAQVEYPVRDDGGFAVYVHWPFCQAKCPYCDFNSHVRHAPVDQRRYAAAMARELATLAAWTDARRPLSVFFGGGTPSLMEPATVDAILTAIDATLGLPADAEITLEANPTSVEQARFEGYRAAGVNRVSLGVQSLADAELAKLGRLHDAATARTALALARRIFPHVSADLIYARPGQTTADWAAELSQMLDLAGDHLSLYQLTIEPGTRFFDLAETGKLVVPEDDAAADLYELTAELTGAAGFARYEVSNHARPGGEAKHNLVYWRGGTYVGIGPGAHGRIDAAGVRTATSTHKLPETWLAAVEADGHGLEAREPLDAAAQGDEYLLMALRLSEGLDLDAYARRAGAPLDEDRVATLAASGFLARDGRRIRVPDTARLLTNAVVRELAA encoded by the coding sequence ATGTCCACTTTGAGCGTCGCACAAGTCGAGTATCCGGTGCGCGATGATGGCGGGTTCGCGGTCTACGTGCATTGGCCGTTCTGCCAGGCGAAGTGCCCCTATTGCGACTTCAACAGCCACGTCCGGCACGCGCCCGTGGACCAACGCCGCTATGCCGCCGCCATGGCCCGCGAGCTGGCGACGCTCGCCGCGTGGACCGACGCGCGCCGTCCCCTCTCGGTGTTCTTCGGCGGGGGCACCCCGTCGCTGATGGAGCCGGCCACCGTCGACGCCATCCTCACTGCTATCGACGCCACGCTCGGCCTCCCGGCGGATGCCGAGATCACGCTGGAGGCCAACCCCACCTCCGTCGAGCAGGCGCGGTTCGAGGGGTACCGCGCGGCCGGCGTCAACCGCGTGTCGCTGGGGGTACAGTCGCTCGCCGACGCCGAGCTCGCCAAGCTGGGCCGCCTGCACGACGCGGCCACCGCGCGCACCGCGCTGGCTCTGGCGCGGCGGATCTTCCCGCACGTCTCGGCCGACCTCATCTACGCCCGCCCCGGCCAGACAACCGCCGACTGGGCCGCCGAGCTGTCGCAGATGCTCGACCTCGCGGGCGACCACCTCTCGCTCTACCAGCTCACCATCGAGCCCGGCACGCGCTTCTTCGACCTCGCCGAGACGGGCAAGCTCGTCGTTCCGGAGGACGACGCCGCCGCCGACCTCTACGAGCTGACGGCCGAGCTGACCGGCGCCGCCGGCTTCGCCCGCTACGAGGTGTCCAACCACGCCCGCCCCGGCGGCGAGGCGAAGCACAACCTCGTCTACTGGCGGGGCGGCACGTACGTCGGCATCGGCCCGGGCGCGCACGGCCGGATCGACGCGGCGGGCGTGCGCACCGCGACCTCCACCCACAAGCTGCCCGAGACGTGGCTCGCCGCCGTCGAGGCGGACGGGCACGGGCTGGAGGCTCGCGAGCCGCTGGACGCCGCCGCGCAGGGCGACGAATACCTCCTGATGGCGCTGCGGCTCTCCGAGGGGCTCGACCTCGACGCCTACGCCCGCCGCGCCGGCGCCCCGCTGGACGAGGACCGCGTCGCCACGCTCGCCGCCAGCGGCTTCCTCGCCCGCGACGGGCGCCGCATCCGCGTGCCGGACACCGCGCGGCTCCTCACCAACGCCGTGGTGCGGGAGCTCGCCGCATGA
- the rdgB gene encoding RdgB/HAM1 family non-canonical purine NTP pyrophosphatase, whose amino-acid sequence MSGGADLRAAIGDKLVLATHNKGKIAEFDTLLAPLGITVVSAGALGLPEPEETGTTFAANAALKAEAATAATGLPALADDSGLTVDALGGDPGIYSARWAGPDKDFAHAMQRVLDGLAAAGATAPDQRRGAFVACLALSLPSRATTLIEGRCEGVIAGAPRGTGGFGYDPLFVPDDGDGRTFGEMDSAEKHGGPTPLSHRARAVAMFKDRLGVANAT is encoded by the coding sequence ATGAGCGGGGGCGCGGACCTGCGCGCCGCGATCGGCGACAAGCTGGTGCTGGCGACGCACAACAAGGGCAAGATCGCCGAGTTCGACACGCTGCTCGCGCCGCTCGGCATCACGGTGGTCTCGGCCGGCGCGCTGGGGCTGCCGGAGCCCGAGGAGACCGGCACCACCTTCGCCGCCAACGCCGCGCTGAAGGCCGAGGCGGCCACCGCGGCGACGGGCCTCCCGGCGCTCGCCGACGATTCCGGGCTGACGGTCGACGCGCTGGGCGGCGATCCGGGCATCTACTCGGCGCGCTGGGCGGGCCCGGACAAGGACTTCGCCCATGCCATGCAGCGGGTTCTGGACGGCCTCGCCGCCGCCGGAGCCACCGCGCCCGACCAGCGGCGCGGCGCGTTCGTCGCCTGCCTCGCCCTCTCTCTCCCCAGCCGTGCGACGACCCTCATCGAGGGGCGCTGCGAGGGCGTGATAGCCGGCGCACCGCGCGGCACGGGCGGCTTCGGCTACGACCCGCTCTTCGTGCCAGACGATGGCGACGGCCGCACCTTCGGCGAGATGGACAGCGCCGAAAAGCATGGCGGCCCCACGCCCCTCTCGCATCGCGCCCGCGCCGTCGCCATGTTCAAGGATCGGCTCGGAGTGGCGAACGCCACCTGA
- the rph gene encoding ribonuclease PH: protein MRHDGRRSDEMRAISMERAVSRHAEGSCLVKFGDTHVLCTASLEERVPPWLRGGGEGWVTAEYGMLPRATKERMRREASAGKQSGRTQEIQRLIGRSLRAVVDRAALGERQISVDCDVIQADGGTRTAAITGAWVALSDCVTYMMSAGMITANPLTDHVAAISCGIVEGTPVLDLDYPEDSTAHTDANFVMTGSGGIVEVQGTAEGAPFSREELTALMDLAQGGIARLVDLQKLTIS, encoded by the coding sequence ATGCGACACGATGGCCGCCGGAGCGACGAGATGCGCGCCATTTCCATGGAACGCGCCGTCTCGCGGCATGCCGAGGGCTCGTGCCTCGTGAAGTTCGGCGACACTCACGTCCTGTGTACCGCATCGCTGGAAGAGCGTGTCCCGCCGTGGCTTCGGGGCGGCGGCGAGGGTTGGGTCACTGCCGAATATGGGATGCTCCCCCGCGCCACCAAGGAGAGGATGCGGCGTGAGGCGTCCGCTGGCAAGCAGTCGGGCCGCACGCAGGAGATCCAGCGCCTGATCGGCCGCTCGCTGCGCGCGGTGGTCGACCGGGCGGCGCTCGGCGAACGGCAGATCTCGGTCGACTGCGACGTCATCCAGGCCGACGGCGGCACCCGGACCGCCGCGATCACCGGCGCCTGGGTCGCCCTGTCGGACTGCGTGACGTACATGATGTCGGCCGGGATGATCACCGCCAACCCGCTGACGGACCACGTCGCGGCGATCTCCTGCGGCATCGTCGAAGGCACCCCGGTGCTCGATCTCGACTATCCCGAGGACTCCACCGCCCACACCGACGCCAACTTCGTCATGACCGGCTCGGGCGGTATCGTCGAGGTGCAGGGGACGGCCGAAGGCGCTCCCTTCTCGCGCGAGGAGCTGACGGCGCTGATGGACCTCGCCCAGGGCGGCATCGCCCGGCTGGTCGACCTGCAGAAGCTGACCATCTCGTGA
- the hrcA gene encoding heat-inducible transcriptional repressor HrcA: MNLMDVTGDALELDERSRDIFRQIVEAYLSTGEPIGSRSISRTLPNKLSPASVRNVMSDLEHLGLIFAPHTSAGRLPTDRGLRFFVDALLSVGELSDEERTGIEAVADGTDAVDSALTRASQVLSGMSSGAGVVLTATHDLRLKHIEFVALDPGKALVVLVSDDGSVENRIVDLPAGLPPSALQEASNYLNAHIRGATVSEARAIISRRAEEERAQLDALTEKLIEQGIASWSDASAKDTGSLIVHGRANLLQNLGVREDIDRVRQLLDDLETKRELMQLLSLTEGGEGVRIFIGSENKLFSLSGSSLIMSPYRDPQHRTIGVLGIIGPTRLNYAKIIPAVDYTAQVVSRLIK; the protein is encoded by the coding sequence ATGAACCTGATGGATGTGACTGGAGACGCCCTCGAGCTCGACGAGCGCTCGCGCGACATCTTCCGTCAGATCGTCGAGGCCTATCTCAGCACCGGCGAGCCGATCGGCTCGCGCTCGATCTCGCGGACCTTGCCCAACAAGCTGTCGCCGGCATCGGTGCGCAACGTGATGAGCGACCTGGAGCACCTCGGCCTCATCTTCGCGCCGCACACCTCGGCCGGCCGCCTGCCGACCGACCGGGGCCTGCGCTTCTTCGTCGACGCGCTCTTGTCGGTGGGCGAGTTGTCGGACGAGGAGCGCACCGGGATCGAGGCGGTGGCGGACGGGACCGACGCGGTCGACTCCGCGCTGACCCGCGCCTCGCAGGTGTTGTCCGGCATGTCGAGCGGGGCGGGCGTCGTGCTGACGGCGACGCACGATCTGCGCCTCAAGCACATTGAGTTCGTGGCGCTCGACCCGGGCAAGGCTCTCGTCGTCCTGGTATCGGACGACGGCTCGGTCGAGAATCGGATCGTCGATCTGCCGGCGGGGCTGCCGCCGTCTGCGTTGCAGGAGGCGTCGAACTATCTCAACGCCCACATCCGCGGCGCGACGGTGAGCGAGGCGCGCGCCATCATCTCACGCCGGGCCGAGGAGGAACGCGCCCAGCTCGACGCGCTGACCGAGAAGCTGATCGAGCAGGGCATCGCCTCCTGGTCGGACGCCAGCGCCAAGGACACTGGGTCGTTGATCGTCCACGGCCGGGCCAACCTCCTGCAGAACCTCGGCGTGCGCGAGGACATCGACCGTGTGCGCCAGCTGCTCGACGATCTGGAGACCAAACGGGAGCTGATGCAGCTCCTCTCGCTGACCGAAGGGGGCGAGGGGGTGCGCATTTTCATCGGTTCCGAGAACAAGCTGTTTTCGCTCTCGGGCTCGTCGCTGATCATGTCGCCCTACCGGGACCCGCAGCACCGCACCATCGGAGTCCTTGGAATCATTGGGCCAACGCGGTTGAACTACGCCAAGATCATCCCCGCGGTCGACTATACCGCCCAGGTGGTTTCGCGATTAATCAAATGA
- a CDS encoding formyltransferase family protein, protein MNVLLTGQKAFGAAVFAMLQRLGCTVCAVSAPALREDGVREDRLRAAADRAGVPWILPGTLRAETVPHGTDLILAAHSHDFVGRRTRMATTFGAIGYHPSLLPRHRGRDAVRWTIHMKDPIAGGTVYWLSERMDGGDVAAQDYVFVAPGETVESLWREKLFPLGVTLLERAVKDIAAGVIRREPQNELYATWEPSWERPPANRPELDLIGTLPNGTRVTRKAARG, encoded by the coding sequence ATGAACGTCCTCCTGACCGGACAGAAGGCGTTCGGCGCCGCTGTGTTCGCCATGCTGCAGCGGCTGGGCTGCACCGTTTGCGCGGTGTCGGCGCCCGCACTGCGCGAGGACGGCGTGCGCGAAGACCGCTTGCGCGCCGCAGCCGATCGCGCCGGCGTGCCATGGATCCTCCCCGGCACCCTGCGCGCCGAGACCGTCCCCCACGGCACCGACCTGATCCTGGCCGCGCACAGCCACGATTTCGTGGGCCGGCGCACGCGCATGGCGACGACGTTCGGCGCCATCGGCTACCACCCGTCGCTGCTGCCGCGCCACCGCGGCCGCGACGCGGTGCGCTGGACGATCCACATGAAGGACCCGATCGCCGGCGGCACGGTCTACTGGCTGTCGGAGCGGATGGACGGGGGCGACGTCGCCGCGCAGGACTACGTCTTCGTCGCGCCGGGCGAGACGGTCGAGAGCCTCTGGCGCGAAAAGCTGTTTCCGCTGGGCGTGACCCTGCTGGAGCGGGCGGTGAAGGACATCGCCGCCGGCGTCATCCGCCGCGAGCCGCAGAACGAGCTTTATGCGACGTGGGAGCCGTCGTGGGAGCGTCCGCCGGCGAACCGTCCGGAACTCGACCTCATCGGCACGTTGCCCAACGGTACCCGCGTCACGCGCAAGGCGGCGCGCGGGTAG
- a CDS encoding pyridoxal phosphate-dependent aminotransferase, with amino-acid sequence MAFLSDTLARVKPSPTIAVTQKAAELKRAGQDVIGLGAGEPDFDTPENVKEAAIKAIREGKTKYTAVDGIPELKDAIVDKFARENNLAYTPAEISVGTGGKQVLYNALMATLNPGDEVVIPAPYWVSYPDMVLLGGGVPVAAEASAATNFKLQPAELEAKITPKTKWLILNSPSNPSGAAYTREELKALTDVLMKHPHVWVMTDDMYEHLVYDDFTFHSVAEVEPGLKERTLTVNGVSKAYAMTGWRIGYAGGPTQLIKAMAKIQSQSTSNPSSISQWAAVEALNGTQQHIADNNVIFKDRRDLVVSMLNQANGIKCATPEGAFYVYPSCAGLIGRKAPSGTVINDDETFVTELLTSEGVAVVQGSAFGLAPHFRISYATATDALEEACRRIQRFCGNLS; translated from the coding sequence ATGGCCTTCCTGTCCGACACGCTGGCGCGCGTCAAACCTTCCCCCACGATCGCGGTGACCCAGAAGGCCGCCGAGCTGAAACGCGCCGGCCAGGACGTGATCGGCCTCGGTGCCGGCGAGCCCGACTTCGATACCCCGGAGAACGTGAAGGAAGCGGCGATCAAGGCGATCCGCGAGGGGAAGACGAAGTATACCGCCGTCGACGGCATTCCCGAGCTGAAGGACGCGATCGTCGACAAGTTCGCGCGCGAGAACAACCTCGCCTACACGCCGGCGGAGATCTCGGTCGGCACCGGCGGCAAGCAGGTGCTCTACAACGCGCTGATGGCAACGCTGAACCCGGGCGACGAGGTCGTCATCCCGGCGCCCTACTGGGTGAGCTACCCGGACATGGTGCTGCTCGGAGGCGGTGTCCCCGTCGCTGCCGAGGCGTCCGCGGCGACGAACTTCAAGCTGCAGCCGGCCGAGCTGGAGGCGAAGATCACGCCCAAGACCAAGTGGCTGATCCTCAACTCGCCGTCCAATCCCTCCGGCGCGGCCTACACGCGCGAGGAGCTGAAGGCGCTCACCGACGTCCTGATGAAGCACCCGCACGTGTGGGTGATGACGGACGACATGTACGAGCACCTCGTCTACGACGACTTCACCTTCCACTCGGTCGCCGAGGTCGAGCCGGGGCTGAAGGAGCGCACGCTCACCGTCAACGGCGTGTCCAAGGCGTACGCGATGACGGGCTGGCGCATCGGCTACGCCGGCGGCCCCACGCAGCTCATCAAGGCGATGGCGAAGATCCAGTCGCAGTCGACGTCGAACCCGTCGTCGATCTCGCAGTGGGCCGCGGTCGAGGCGCTGAACGGCACGCAGCAGCACATCGCCGACAACAACGTGATCTTCAAGGACCGCCGCGACCTCGTCGTGTCGATGCTGAACCAGGCGAACGGCATCAAGTGCGCGACGCCGGAGGGGGCGTTCTACGTCTACCCGTCGTGCGCGGGTTTGATCGGCCGCAAGGCGCCGTCGGGCACCGTCATCAACGATGACGAAACATTCGTAACGGAACTCCTAACGAGTGAAGGCGTTGCGGTTGTTCAGGGATCCGCGTTCGGCCTCGCGCCGCATTTTCGCATTTCCTATGCCACTGCGACGGACGCGCTGGAGGAAGCCTGCCGTCGTATCCAAAGGTTCTGCGGCAATCTCAGCTGA
- a CDS encoding DUF992 domain-containing protein, with translation MRKYLVAVLAVLGVATSAPAAKADFGVRVGILTCDVAGGAGLIVGSRKPLACYFNALGSADEAYEGAITKIGLDAGITTGSKIAWAVFAPTTQLSPGALEGRYYGVSAEATWALGLGANILIGGFDRSINLQPLSVQGQAGANIAGGIGYMRLKSPPPVEVYYKK, from the coding sequence ATGCGGAAATACCTTGTTGCCGTCCTCGCTGTCCTCGGTGTGGCGACATCCGCGCCAGCGGCGAAGGCGGACTTCGGCGTGCGCGTCGGCATCCTGACGTGCGATGTCGCCGGTGGCGCCGGTCTGATCGTCGGCTCGCGCAAACCGCTGGCGTGCTATTTCAATGCGCTCGGTTCGGCGGACGAGGCCTACGAGGGGGCGATCACCAAGATCGGCCTGGACGCCGGCATCACCACCGGTTCCAAGATCGCCTGGGCGGTGTTCGCGCCGACGACGCAGCTCTCGCCCGGCGCGCTCGAAGGCCGCTATTATGGTGTCTCCGCGGAAGCGACCTGGGCGCTGGGCCTGGGGGCGAACATCCTGATCGGCGGGTTCGACCGGTCGATCAACCTGCAGCCGCTCTCGGTGCAGGGGCAGGCGGGCGCCAACATCGCCGGCGGTATCGGCTACATGCGGCTGAAGAGCCCGCCGCCGGTCGAGGTCTATTACAAGAAGTAG
- a CDS encoding nucleoside hydrolase: MTATTLIIDCDPGVDDAIALVLALASPELDLAAVTTIAGNRPLDIVTANACGLMALAGRADVPVHAGCRRGLLPREVRWSYAHGDDGLGGVPLPAARPAPAAGHAADALVERIMAAPPQSVVLAAIGPLTNVALAFAKAPELPARLKRLVVMGGAVGVPGNITPMAEFNVMHDPVAAHIVLSSGAGVDLFGLNLTRQVRVDAAFWTEIERAGTPCCRAVASMLAAYAARDPAIHDACTIAYLLAPHLFTARPMRIAVDYRPGPTEGATLIDPAADAAAPRVDVVETVDVPAVLRLVADRLTTL; this comes from the coding sequence ATGACCGCCACCACCCTCATCATCGACTGCGACCCCGGTGTGGACGACGCCATCGCGCTGGTCCTGGCGCTGGCCTCGCCGGAGCTGGACCTCGCCGCCGTCACCACCATCGCCGGCAATCGCCCGCTCGACATCGTCACCGCCAACGCCTGCGGGTTGATGGCTTTGGCGGGGCGGGCCGACGTGCCGGTCCATGCCGGCTGCCGGCGCGGCCTGTTGCCGCGCGAGGTGCGCTGGTCCTACGCGCACGGCGACGACGGGCTCGGCGGTGTGCCGCTGCCGGCCGCCCGTCCGGCTCCGGCCGCGGGGCATGCGGCGGACGCTCTGGTCGAGCGCATCATGGCCGCACCGCCGCAGAGCGTCGTACTGGCTGCGATCGGGCCGCTGACCAACGTGGCGCTCGCCTTCGCCAAGGCACCGGAGCTGCCGGCACGGCTGAAACGGCTGGTGGTGATGGGCGGGGCAGTGGGCGTCCCCGGTAACATCACGCCGATGGCCGAATTCAACGTCATGCACGACCCGGTGGCGGCGCACATCGTCCTGTCGAGCGGCGCGGGGGTCGACCTCTTCGGCCTCAACCTGACGCGACAAGTGCGGGTCGATGCCGCCTTCTGGACCGAGATCGAGCGTGCGGGGACGCCGTGCTGCCGCGCCGTCGCGTCGATGCTCGCCGCCTATGCCGCGCGCGACCCGGCGATCCACGACGCTTGCACGATCGCCTACCTGCTTGCCCCGCATCTCTTCACCGCGCGCCCGATGCGCATCGCGGTCGACTACCGGCCGGGCCCCACCGAGGGTGCCACGCTGATCGACCCGGCGGCGGACGCCGCGGCGCCACGCGTCGACGTGGTCGAGACGGTCGACGTCCCGGCGGTCCTGCGGCTCGTCGCGGATCGGCTGACGACGCTTTAG
- a CDS encoding alpha/beta hydrolase produces MAAPLATDDTIGVLLDHPSLEGFAQYTLPWYGRDYDRDLALDRIGSLLPYHSAVDPDAVVAGLNRLIENAERGVPVFRPIYSPAEQRVDPALAAAGLFFFPGEPGAPFAVIAPGGGFAYVGSVHEGFPLALEVNARGHNAFVVTYRTGQGRRVATEDMARAIDLVLTEAGTLGVGPQGYSVWGSSAGARMAAYIGSHGTQAFGGGEHPKPAAVVMAYTAHSDIGSEEPPTFVIVGDRDGIAPPASMERRIADLEALGTEVDYRRIAGMGHGFGAGTGTPAGGWVDEAVTFWETQRRRAQ; encoded by the coding sequence GTGGCGGCCCCGCTCGCGACGGACGACACGATCGGCGTCCTGCTGGACCACCCGTCGCTCGAAGGATTCGCGCAATATACCCTGCCCTGGTACGGGCGGGACTATGATCGCGATCTTGCCCTCGACCGGATCGGCTCGCTGCTGCCCTACCACAGCGCCGTCGACCCGGACGCGGTGGTGGCCGGCCTCAACCGGCTGATCGAAAACGCCGAGCGGGGCGTTCCCGTGTTCCGCCCGATCTACTCGCCGGCCGAGCAGCGGGTGGACCCGGCGCTGGCGGCGGCCGGCCTCTTCTTCTTCCCCGGCGAGCCGGGCGCGCCGTTCGCCGTCATCGCGCCGGGAGGCGGGTTCGCCTATGTCGGCTCGGTGCATGAAGGCTTTCCGCTCGCGCTGGAGGTCAACGCGCGCGGCCACAACGCCTTCGTCGTCACCTATCGCACCGGTCAGGGACGGCGGGTCGCCACCGAGGATATGGCCCGCGCGATCGATCTCGTCCTGACAGAGGCCGGCACCCTCGGCGTCGGCCCCCAGGGATACTCCGTGTGGGGGAGTTCCGCCGGGGCCCGGATGGCGGCCTATATCGGCTCGCACGGAACGCAGGCCTTCGGCGGAGGCGAGCATCCCAAGCCCGCGGCCGTGGTGATGGCCTATACCGCCCACTCCGACATCGGCTCCGAGGAGCCCCCCACCTTCGTGATCGTCGGCGACCGGGACGGGATCGCCCCGCCCGCGTCGATGGAGCGCCGCATCGCGGACCTCGAGGCGCTGGGCACCGAGGTCGACTACCGTCGCATCGCCGGCATGGGGCACGGCTTCGGCGCGGGGACCGGAACGCCCGCGGGGGGCTGGGTCGACGAGGCGGTGACGTTCTGGGAGACACAGCGCCGCCGCGCGCAATAG
- a CDS encoding AraC family transcriptional regulator, producing the protein MGTGRSGRSCPRSRFRTDPARSMTANSLIALPLPLISAALCAVLAGLLARLDLGVAATSRLLAALFGVFALEASLVALRFGYGVDAFIPLQRVLPLFAGPLLYLACLSLAVTPARLRRQTALHLGAAVAIAVGVELVPRVIAALDAGILASYLGYAVALLAIWRGGPDRLVRARLDLSRRISRWILWAALLLVALSVLDTAIALGFLQGQPQRSIQLISYGSLALIAVLVALLAGLPRLPPRPSPASRPVTAVDGAQIEAAAHALLTQTELYLEPDLSLERLAKRLRLPARTLSAAINERRQMNVSQYVNGFRLAHAARLLTESEASVETVLAASGFLTRSNFYREFQRVYGVTPGAFRKGEPPK; encoded by the coding sequence TTGGGGACCGGCCGGTCCGGTCGTTCCTGTCCTCGATCGCGTTTCAGGACAGATCCGGCCCGGAGCATGACGGCGAATTCCCTCATCGCGCTGCCTCTGCCGCTGATCTCGGCGGCGCTCTGCGCGGTGCTCGCCGGTCTGCTGGCACGTCTGGATCTCGGCGTCGCGGCGACCTCGCGCTTGCTGGCGGCGCTCTTCGGCGTCTTCGCGCTCGAGGCCTCGCTGGTGGCGCTGCGGTTCGGCTATGGCGTCGACGCCTTCATTCCGCTGCAACGCGTTTTGCCGCTGTTCGCCGGCCCGCTTCTCTACCTCGCCTGTCTCTCTCTCGCGGTCACGCCGGCCCGGCTTCGGCGCCAGACGGCCCTCCACCTCGGCGCGGCGGTCGCCATCGCGGTCGGGGTGGAGCTGGTGCCCCGGGTCATCGCCGCGCTCGACGCGGGGATCTTGGCGAGCTACCTCGGCTATGCCGTGGCTCTGCTCGCAATATGGCGCGGCGGCCCCGATCGCCTCGTGCGCGCGCGGCTCGATCTCTCCCGTCGCATTTCTCGCTGGATCCTCTGGGCCGCGCTTCTCCTCGTCGCGCTATCGGTGCTGGACACGGCGATCGCGCTCGGCTTCCTGCAAGGTCAGCCGCAGCGTTCGATCCAGCTCATCTCGTACGGCTCGCTCGCGCTCATCGCCGTGCTCGTGGCGCTCCTTGCCGGCCTGCCGCGTCTACCGCCGCGGCCGTCGCCGGCGTCACGACCGGTGACGGCGGTCGATGGCGCCCAGATCGAGGCCGCCGCGCACGCGCTTCTGACGCAGACTGAACTCTATCTGGAGCCTGACCTGTCGCTCGAACGGCTCGCAAAGCGGCTCCGGCTTCCCGCCAGAACCCTCTCCGCCGCCATCAACGAGCGTCGGCAGATGAACGTGTCGCAATATGTGAACGGCTTCCGGTTGGCACATGCCGCCCGGCTTCTCACCGAGAGCGAGGCGAGCGTGGAGACGGTGCTGGCCGCATCGGGGTTTCTCACCCGCTCGAACTTCTACCGGGAGTTCCAGCGCGTCTACGGTGTCACGCCCGGAGCCTTCCGCAAGGGCGAACCGCCGAAGTGA
- a CDS encoding alpha/beta fold hydrolase yields the protein MTRVLLTAIFLLTASAAAGATEAGLAPLTIPGAAGARPLEGVLLYPTAAPDAPREALGNAVFVGVRVIEGAAPSGGPFPLLILSHGMYGNMRNQAWLAAALARRGFVVAAIDHPGTSSFNRDPDAARALWERQRDISRVIDHLLAQPDLAIDPGRIYMAGHSLGGFTALLLAGARYDAGRVDALCDTDPQDLICRIMRGWHVAETAEDRAAIERDLSDPRISAFAVFDLGGTQSFSPESLADVDRPMLVVGAPRDIEGTGLDLDVESRALVAGLPSERVTYMEPATLAHFDFLGECTPTGSALLRAEEPADAFICIEGGEERRADHARIVEAVAAFFGDGL from the coding sequence ATGACGCGTGTGCTTCTCACTGCCATCTTCCTGCTCACCGCCTCCGCCGCCGCCGGAGCGACAGAGGCCGGTCTCGCCCCGCTCACGATTCCGGGCGCGGCCGGGGCGAGGCCGCTGGAAGGAGTCCTGCTGTATCCCACGGCTGCCCCCGATGCGCCGCGCGAGGCCCTCGGCAACGCGGTCTTCGTGGGCGTTCGGGTGATCGAAGGCGCTGCGCCGAGCGGAGGGCCGTTTCCGCTTCTCATCCTGTCGCACGGGATGTACGGCAACATGCGCAATCAGGCGTGGCTGGCGGCGGCGCTCGCCAGACGAGGCTTCGTGGTCGCCGCGATCGACCATCCGGGCACCTCGAGCTTCAACCGCGATCCGGACGCGGCGCGTGCGCTTTGGGAACGCCAGCGCGACATCTCCCGCGTCATCGACCATCTGCTCGCCCAGCCCGACCTCGCGATCGATCCGGGGCGCATCTATATGGCCGGGCATTCGCTGGGCGGGTTCACCGCGCTCCTCCTGGCGGGAGCGCGCTACGATGCCGGACGCGTCGACGCGCTGTGCGACACCGATCCGCAGGATCTCATCTGCCGCATCATGCGAGGCTGGCATGTGGCCGAAACGGCAGAGGATCGCGCCGCCATAGAACGCGACCTCTCCGACCCGCGCATCTCGGCGTTCGCGGTGTTCGACCTCGGTGGGACGCAGAGTTTTTCGCCCGAGAGCCTCGCCGACGTGGATCGGCCGATGCTCGTCGTCGGTGCGCCGCGCGACATCGAAGGGACCGGGCTCGACCTCGACGTCGAGTCTCGGGCGCTCGTTGCCGGATTGCCGAGCGAGCGTGTGACCTACATGGAGCCCGCCACGCTCGCCCACTTCGATTTTCTGGGCGAATGCACCCCGACCGGCTCGGCGCTCCTGCGCGCGGAGGAACCGGCCGACGCGTTCATCTGTATCGAGGGGGGCGAGGAGCGCCGCGCCGATCATGCGCGCATCGTCGAGGCGGTCGCGGCGTTCTTCGGTGACGGCCTATAG
- a CDS encoding response regulator transcription factor, giving the protein MVHGWGSRHIPIHSTIESFELVSVPPLVAIVDDDPSMRDALEDLVGSLGYRALKFGSADDYLASPDRSGVRCMILDVQMPGMNGLDLQTHLVEARTAPPIIFVTSYGDDTVRRRAIRGGALCVLEKPVQETAIIGCLEAALGER; this is encoded by the coding sequence ATGGTTCATGGATGGGGCTCCCGCCACATCCCGATACACTCCACGATCGAAAGCTTTGAATTGGTGTCAGTTCCCCCTCTCGTTGCCATCGTCGACGACGATCCTTCCATGCGTGACGCCCTGGAAGATCTCGTCGGATCGCTCGGCTATCGCGCCTTGAAGTTCGGGTCCGCCGACGACTATCTCGCCTCACCCGATCGGTCCGGCGTGCGATGCATGATCCTCGATGTCCAGATGCCGGGAATGAACGGCCTCGACCTGCAGACGCATCTGGTCGAGGCGAGGACGGCGCCGCCGATCATCTTCGTCACCTCCTACGGCGACGACACCGTGCGACGGCGGGCCATCCGCGGCGGCGCCCTGTGCGTCCTGGAGAAGCCCGTGCAGGAAACCGCGATCATCGGTTGCCTCGAGGCCGCGCTCGGCGAACGTTGA